One region of Mucilaginibacter gotjawali genomic DNA includes:
- the yidC gene encoding membrane protein insertase YidC encodes MDKNTFTGLFLIMIIMGASIFFMKPNDADIKKEAIRMHADSAKKGLLPKTAIAATKAADTTKAAANVKVDSAILKSPFGAATVGTDKLITLENKDIIVKLTTHGGRVYSVELKDYKTFNKKPLVLFEGDKNHFGLNFTAGNNSINTDNLYFTPSANALIVSGKDSSTVTMRLSYSATQYIDYIYSLKGEGYKLGLTIKPTGLDQVANTNTINVNWAASMRKQEKDMDQERRYSTIFFMNTDEGVDYLSETKDDKTDVNDKKLQWVSYQAHFFSDVLIAKKGFDKSSLSISTDVTDTTHSRQMSAALTVSKNTDGTYPLEFYFGPVKYNFLKTQGYHLEKQVYMGWGFLAYINRFSVLPVFNFLSQFTSNYGLIILALTLILKLVLSPLTYKSYLSMAKMRVLKPEMDEIKGKVGEDNPTLLQQEYLKLYKKAGVNPLGGCLPLVIQMPIVFAFFRFFPSLFELRGQGFLWMHDLSTYDALITFPTIPFIGNHLSIMCLLMTISTLIYTYFNNQISGATGQMKYIGYITPVIFLGALNSYPSGLNYYYFLANMLTFLQQYIIRLMVDDKKIHAQIQENKKKPEVKKKQSGFQARMEEMMRQKQQLPPAKKK; translated from the coding sequence ATGGATAAAAATACGTTTACAGGCTTATTCCTGATCATGATCATAATGGGAGCTTCCATTTTCTTCATGAAACCTAATGATGCTGATATAAAGAAAGAAGCCATCCGCATGCACGCCGATTCGGCGAAAAAAGGGCTGCTGCCAAAAACAGCTATTGCCGCAACGAAAGCTGCCGACACAACAAAAGCAGCAGCGAATGTTAAAGTGGATTCGGCAATTTTAAAAAGCCCCTTCGGCGCCGCAACAGTAGGTACCGACAAATTGATCACACTTGAAAACAAGGACATCATTGTAAAGCTGACCACACATGGCGGCCGCGTTTATTCGGTTGAATTAAAAGACTACAAAACTTTCAATAAAAAACCGCTTGTATTGTTTGAAGGCGACAAGAACCATTTCGGTTTGAATTTTACCGCAGGTAATAACAGCATCAATACTGATAACCTTTATTTTACCCCAAGTGCCAACGCGCTCATCGTTTCCGGTAAAGATTCCAGCACGGTTACCATGCGTTTGAGTTATAGCGCAACGCAATATATTGATTACATCTATTCACTTAAAGGGGAAGGCTATAAATTAGGTTTAACTATAAAACCAACCGGGTTAGACCAGGTTGCCAATACAAACACCATCAATGTTAACTGGGCCGCAAGTATGCGCAAACAAGAAAAGGATATGGACCAGGAACGCAGGTATTCCACCATATTCTTTATGAATACAGATGAAGGTGTTGATTATTTGAGCGAAACCAAAGATGATAAAACCGATGTGAATGACAAAAAGCTGCAATGGGTATCCTACCAGGCGCATTTTTTCTCTGACGTGCTGATCGCAAAAAAAGGTTTTGATAAATCAAGCCTGTCTATCAGTACCGATGTAACAGATACTACACACTCAAGGCAAATGAGCGCCGCGCTTACCGTTAGCAAAAATACCGACGGTACCTACCCGCTTGAATTTTATTTTGGCCCGGTTAAATATAATTTCCTTAAAACACAGGGCTATCACCTGGAAAAACAGGTGTATATGGGCTGGGGATTCCTGGCGTATATCAACCGTTTTTCGGTGTTACCGGTATTTAATTTTTTGAGCCAGTTTACCAGTAATTATGGTTTGATCATCCTGGCTTTAACCCTTATCCTTAAACTGGTTTTATCTCCGCTTACTTATAAGTCGTACTTATCAATGGCTAAGATGCGGGTATTAAAGCCGGAGATGGACGAAATTAAGGGAAAAGTTGGCGAAGATAATCCTACCCTTTTACAACAGGAATACCTGAAACTGTACAAAAAAGCGGGTGTTAACCCACTGGGAGGCTGTTTACCACTGGTGATCCAAATGCCGATCGTATTTGCCTTCTTCCGGTTTTTCCCAAGCTTGTTTGAGTTACGCGGACAGGGATTTTTATGGATGCACGATCTCTCTACGTATGATGCGCTGATCACCTTCCCTACCATTCCTTTTATCGGCAACCACTTAAGTATCATGTGTTTGCTGATGACGATCTCTACACTGATCTATACTTATTTCAATAACCAGATCTCGGGCGCAACCGGGCAAATGAAATATATCGGATACATCACCCCGGTTATTTTCCTTGGCGCGCTGAACAGCTACCCATCAGGTTTGAATTATTATTACTTCCTGGCTAACATGCTTACCTTTTTACAGCAATACATTATCCGTTTGATGGTTGACGATAAAAAGATTCATGCCCAGATCCAGGAAAACAAAAAGAAACCAGAAGTTAAAAAGAAACAAAGCGGTTTCCAGGCACGCATGGAAGAAATGATGCGCCAGAAACAACAATTGCCGCCGGCGAAGAAGAAATAA
- a CDS encoding exonuclease domain-containing protein, translating to MYAIVDIETTGGHASANGITEIAICIHNGKKVIERYSTLVNPRREIPVYISALTGITNEMVQNAPPFEDVAHDVYHLLNNKIFVAHNVNFDHSFVRYHLAAAGYELNCSKLCTVRLGRKIIPGLPSYSLGKLCRHLGIDNESRHRAAGDAEATSQLFSLLLQKDINNHIPQALKQNSKEQVLPPNLPRKDVDALPSSPGIYYFHDEKGKVIYVGKAKNLKKRVSSHFAGNNPGPQRQEFLRNICHISFQLCGTELIAFVLEAVEIKRLWPRYNRSLKRFEQAYSLYAFEDQRGYLRLAVDKHRKMTGSIYSCNTLFEARSVILQLIDTFELCPKLCFIQTNTEPCIGVNREKCACEGIEPPEAYNKRVNAAIDELNNALPTFAIRDAGRTDEEHSCLLIEKGKFYGMGFISHYFDVDNLQQLKNHLTPYPGNDYIKGMVANYATKFPERKVVFG from the coding sequence ATGTATGCTATTGTTGATATCGAGACTACCGGGGGGCATGCCAGCGCCAATGGCATTACTGAAATAGCTATATGCATACACAATGGTAAAAAGGTTATTGAACGCTATTCAACCCTGGTTAACCCGCGCAGGGAGATCCCGGTTTATATCAGCGCCCTAACCGGCATCACCAATGAAATGGTGCAAAATGCGCCGCCTTTTGAGGATGTGGCGCACGATGTATATCACCTGTTGAACAATAAAATTTTTGTTGCCCACAATGTAAATTTCGATCATTCCTTTGTGCGTTACCATTTGGCGGCAGCAGGTTATGAACTGAATTGCAGTAAACTTTGCACCGTAAGACTGGGGCGTAAAATAATACCCGGGCTTCCCTCCTACAGTCTTGGCAAACTATGCCGGCATTTGGGAATCGATAATGAGAGCCGTCACCGCGCTGCGGGGGATGCAGAAGCGACTTCTCAGCTATTTTCGTTATTGCTGCAGAAGGATATCAATAACCATATCCCGCAGGCATTAAAGCAAAATTCCAAAGAACAAGTTTTGCCGCCAAACTTACCCCGAAAGGACGTGGATGCTTTGCCATCATCGCCGGGTATCTATTATTTTCACGATGAAAAAGGGAAAGTTATTTATGTTGGCAAAGCAAAAAACTTAAAAAAACGGGTAAGCAGCCATTTCGCCGGCAATAACCCCGGCCCGCAACGGCAGGAGTTTTTACGGAATATCTGCCATATCTCTTTTCAGCTTTGTGGTACCGAGTTAATTGCTTTTGTATTGGAAGCTGTGGAAATCAAGCGCCTTTGGCCCAGGTATAACCGTTCCTTAAAGCGGTTTGAGCAGGCTTACTCCTTATATGCTTTTGAAGACCAGCGCGGCTACCTGCGACTGGCTGTGGATAAGCACAGAAAAATGACCGGCTCCATTTACAGTTGCAACACGCTATTTGAAGCGCGTAGTGTAATACTGCAATTGATCGATACCTTTGAGCTTTGCCCGAAACTTTGCTTTATTCAAACCAATACAGAACCTTGTATAGGAGTAAACCGCGAAAAATGTGCGTGCGAAGGCATTGAACCACCCGAAGCCTATAACAAAAGAGTAAATGCTGCCATTGATGAATTAAATAACGCCCTGCCCACCTTCGCTATCAGGGATGCAGGCCGTACGGATGAGGAACATAGCTGCCTGCTGATTGAAAAGGGCAAATTTTATGGCATGGGGTTCATCTCCCACTACTTCGATGTCGACAACCTGCAGCAATTAAAAAATCACCTCACCCCCTATCCCGGTAATGATTACATCAAAGGGATGGTGGCCAATTATGCAACCAAGTTTCCGGAACGGAAAGTGGTTTTTGGATAA
- the pyrF gene encoding orotidine-5'-phosphate decarboxylase: MFPDDFPKAANRTDQTKKSFLCVGLDTDIEKIPAFLKEYPDPVFEFNKRIIDATQDLCISYKPNAAFYEARGIKGLQSLIDTWKYLPQDCLNIIDAKRGDIGNTSDMYAKAFFNEDASGMSFDAITVSPYMGQDTVNSYLSYPGKWVILLALTSSAGSKDFQYLETNQGFLYETVIQKANTWAGADRMMFVVGATKSTEFTNIRKFAPDNFLLVPGVGAQGGNLEEVCRYGMTKDCGLIVNASRSIIYASNGKDFAEAAGAEALKIQLQMENELEKAGII; this comes from the coding sequence ATCTTCCCTGATGATTTCCCGAAAGCAGCTAATAGAACAGATCAAACAAAAAAATCTTTTCTGTGTGTAGGTCTTGATACCGACATCGAAAAAATACCAGCGTTTTTAAAAGAATACCCCGACCCGGTATTTGAATTTAACAAACGGATCATTGATGCAACGCAGGATCTGTGCATTTCTTATAAACCCAATGCAGCTTTTTATGAAGCACGTGGGATAAAAGGTCTGCAAAGCTTAATTGATACCTGGAAATATCTGCCCCAGGATTGCCTTAATATTATTGATGCCAAGCGCGGTGACATAGGCAATACGTCTGATATGTACGCCAAAGCATTTTTTAATGAAGATGCTTCGGGGATGAGCTTTGATGCCATTACTGTGTCGCCTTATATGGGGCAAGATACAGTGAACTCCTATTTATCATATCCCGGCAAATGGGTCATCCTGCTGGCGCTCACCTCATCGGCAGGGAGTAAAGATTTTCAATACCTGGAAACCAACCAGGGCTTTTTGTACGAAACTGTTATTCAAAAAGCCAATACCTGGGCAGGGGCCGACAGGATGATGTTTGTCGTGGGCGCTACCAAAAGCACCGAGTTTACCAATATCCGCAAATTTGCACCTGATAATTTTTTACTGGTGCCGGGCGTAGGCGCACAGGGAGGTAACCTGGAAGAGGTTTGTCGCTACGGTATGACAAAGGATTGCGGGTTGATTGTAAACGCCTCACGGTCTATTATATATGCCTCCAACGGCAAAGACTTTGCCGAAGCGGCAGGGGCCGAAGCGCTGAAGATCCAGCTGCAGATGGAAAATGAGTTGGAAAAGGCAGGGATTATTTAA
- the rho gene encoding transcription termination factor Rho, with translation MFDTNELNDKLVSELRDIARNLGIGEADDLRKAQLISRIVEQEQLIEAARAQQSTVNTIYTPKGAEPAESTEKTRKRIRTVKTSNKPRIEVPLDDTNLFDEPDDDVSADEDSEVPLMNGDDAEAAQDGDAAAKADDTITEGRNPKFERRVNNQTSQQKSQEPPINLDFDNVIVNEGVLEIMPDGYGFLRSSDYNYLTSPDDIYVSQSQIKLFGLKTGDTVRGSIRPPKEGEKYFPLVRVEAINSRIPAEVRDRVPFDHLTPLFPSEKLSLFTDPGNYSTRIMDLFSPIGKGQRGLIVAQPKTGKTMLLKDVANAIAKNHPEVYLIILLIDERPEEVTDMARSVRAEVVSSTFDEPAERHVKIANIVLEKAKRMVECGHDVVILLDSITRLARAYNTVAPASGKILSGGVDANALHKPKRFFGAARNIEDGGSLTIIATALTETGSKMDEVIFEEFKGTGNMELQLDRKLSNKRIFPAIDITASSTRRDDLLLDRETLQRIWILRNHLADMNSQEAMEFLQSQIRGTKTNEEFLISMNS, from the coding sequence ATGTTTGATACAAACGAATTGAACGACAAACTCGTTTCAGAGTTGCGCGATATTGCCAGAAACTTAGGTATTGGTGAAGCTGACGACCTTAGGAAGGCTCAACTCATCAGTCGGATTGTTGAACAGGAACAGCTGATAGAAGCAGCCCGTGCACAACAAAGTACCGTAAATACCATTTATACTCCCAAAGGAGCTGAACCCGCCGAGAGTACCGAAAAAACACGTAAAAGAATACGCACCGTAAAAACAAGCAACAAGCCCCGCATAGAAGTGCCTTTGGATGATACCAATTTATTTGATGAGCCAGATGATGACGTTTCTGCTGACGAGGATAGCGAAGTGCCGTTAATGAACGGTGACGATGCCGAAGCTGCGCAGGACGGTGATGCTGCCGCGAAAGCAGATGATACCATAACAGAAGGACGCAACCCTAAATTTGAACGCAGGGTAAATAACCAAACCAGCCAGCAAAAAAGCCAGGAGCCACCCATTAACCTTGATTTTGACAATGTAATTGTAAATGAAGGTGTTTTGGAAATTATGCCCGACGGATATGGTTTTTTAAGGTCATCAGATTATAACTATCTTACTTCTCCGGATGACATTTATGTTTCGCAATCACAGATAAAGCTATTTGGTTTAAAAACCGGTGATACTGTTCGCGGAAGCATCAGGCCTCCTAAAGAAGGTGAAAAATATTTCCCTTTGGTACGGGTTGAAGCCATTAACAGCCGTATCCCTGCCGAAGTTCGCGACCGCGTGCCATTTGACCACTTAACACCGCTTTTCCCTTCCGAGAAATTGAGCCTGTTTACTGATCCGGGTAATTACTCAACCCGTATTATGGACCTTTTCTCACCAATTGGTAAAGGACAACGCGGTTTGATTGTCGCCCAGCCTAAAACAGGTAAAACCATGCTGTTAAAGGATGTGGCCAATGCCATCGCCAAAAACCATCCCGAAGTTTACCTCATCATCCTTTTGATTGATGAACGCCCGGAAGAAGTAACAGATATGGCCCGCAGTGTACGTGCGGAGGTTGTATCATCAACCTTTGATGAACCGGCTGAACGCCACGTTAAAATTGCCAATATCGTTTTGGAAAAAGCAAAACGTATGGTAGAGTGCGGTCATGACGTGGTTATTTTGCTCGACTCGATCACCCGTCTTGCCCGTGCTTACAATACCGTAGCCCCGGCATCCGGTAAGATATTATCTGGTGGTGTTGATGCTAATGCCCTGCACAAACCGAAACGCTTTTTCGGTGCTGCCCGTAATATTGAAGACGGTGGCTCATTAACCATCATAGCAACAGCGTTGACAGAAACGGGCTCAAAAATGGATGAAGTAATTTTCGAAGAGTTTAAAGGTACCGGTAACATGGAACTTCAGCTCGACCGTAAATTATCCAACAAACGGATCTTCCCGGCTATTGACATTACCGCCTCAAGCACACGCCGCGATGATTTACTGCTCGACCGCGAAACCCTGCAACGGATCTGGATTTTACGTAACCACCTTGCGGATATGAATTCGCAGGAAGCAATGGAATTTTTACAGTCGCAGATAAGAGGTACAAAAACAAACGAAGAATTTCTTATCTCGATGAATTCGTAA
- the pssA gene encoding CDP-diacylglycerol--serine O-phosphatidyltransferase, which yields MKNRVKKHLPNAITCANLFSGCVGIVLAFKGELVAAAYAIFLSAIFDFFDGLASRVLKSFSGIGKDLDSLADMVSFGVLPAVIMYQIFLQAPQIAQISGWLNFIAFLIPVFSALRLAKFNVDTRQAENFIGLPTPANAILIASFPMIIEHHDRFYEPFLSNPYALPIFVIVMCTLLVLEMPMMSLKFKNSDFNQNIYRYLLLLFSAILILFFKFAAVPVIILIYVILSIIQFKFANEPMVGVAQKETKIHR from the coding sequence ATGAAGAATCGAGTTAAAAAACACTTACCAAATGCAATAACCTGCGCAAACCTGTTTAGCGGCTGTGTGGGTATTGTATTAGCTTTTAAAGGTGAACTGGTTGCAGCTGCCTACGCTATATTTTTGTCGGCTATATTTGATTTTTTTGACGGACTGGCCTCCAGGGTACTCAAATCATTTTCGGGTATTGGCAAGGATCTTGATTCATTAGCAGATATGGTGAGTTTCGGGGTTTTACCCGCCGTTATCATGTACCAGATATTTTTACAGGCCCCCCAAATCGCTCAAATTAGCGGATGGTTAAACTTTATCGCTTTTTTAATCCCTGTTTTTTCGGCTTTACGGCTTGCTAAATTTAATGTAGATACCCGCCAGGCCGAGAATTTTATTGGTTTGCCCACACCTGCAAATGCGATATTGATTGCCTCTTTCCCCATGATCATTGAGCATCATGATCGTTTTTACGAACCTTTTTTATCAAATCCGTATGCACTACCAATTTTTGTGATTGTTATGTGCACGCTGTTAGTTTTAGAAATGCCTATGATGTCGTTAAAATTTAAAAACAGCGACTTTAATCAAAATATTTATCGGTATTTATTACTGTTATTCTCGGCTATTCTGATACTATTTTTTAAATTTGCAGCAGTTCCGGTGATCATATTGATCTATGTCATCTTATCCATTATCCAATTCAAATTTGCCAATGAGCCTATGGTCGGTGTCGCCCAAAAAGAAACAAAAATTCACCGATAA
- the purS gene encoding phosphoribosylformylglycinamidine synthase subunit PurS → MKKFQAEIDVMPKKEILDPQGKAVTGSMKNLGLAEIHNVRIGKHITLEIEADSAETAHSKVDLACKNLLANLIMESYSFSVSEVA, encoded by the coding sequence ATGAAAAAATTCCAGGCTGAAATAGATGTAATGCCGAAAAAAGAAATACTTGACCCACAGGGGAAAGCTGTAACAGGAAGCATGAAAAACCTTGGGTTAGCTGAAATACACAATGTACGCATCGGCAAACACATCACCCTTGAGATAGAAGCCGACAGCGCCGAAACTGCTCACAGCAAAGTTGACCTTGCCTGCAAAAATCTTCTTGCAAACCTAATCATGGAAAGCTATAGCTTTAGTGTATCGGAAGTTGCGTGA
- a CDS encoding Hpt domain-containing protein — MSHNSIPQDLDLSFLLDIADGSNEFIVESIEMFMQQTPELLQMIATGIAAGDWTTVASASHKLKPNLGFFGMPISQATIQEVEIMAKGGAQDPELLKQKFSEVQAILAENLISLAKIKAEKETQL, encoded by the coding sequence ATGTCTCATAATTCTATACCACAGGACCTCGACCTTTCTTTTTTGCTGGATATTGCTGACGGGAGCAACGAGTTTATCGTTGAATCAATTGAAATGTTCATGCAGCAAACCCCCGAATTATTGCAGATGATTGCTACCGGTATTGCCGCCGGTGATTGGACAACTGTGGCTTCAGCTTCACATAAATTGAAACCAAATCTGGGTTTTTTTGGAATGCCGATCAGCCAGGCTACTATCCAGGAAGTTGAGATTATGGCAAAGGGCGGTGCGCAGGACCCTGAGCTGTTAAAACAAAAATTCAGCGAAGTACAGGCAATCCTTGCAGAAAACTTGATTTCTCTCGCCAAAATAAAGGCAGAAAAAGAAACTCAATTATAG
- the folK gene encoding 2-amino-4-hydroxy-6-hydroxymethyldihydropteridine diphosphokinase, protein MHEVFLLLGSNLGDRQLFMKQAIDQIESVIAPVLKKSSVYETQSWGKTDAPDYLNQVILLKTAFNPNEVLEKVLNIENRLGRRREEKWGSRTIDIDILLYDQQIINDPGLIIPHPELQKRRFTLEPLAEIAADTMHPVLKKIFYNLNSNLLMN, encoded by the coding sequence ATGCATGAGGTTTTTTTATTGTTGGGGAGTAACCTGGGAGACAGGCAGTTGTTTATGAAACAAGCTATTGATCAAATAGAATCTGTAATAGCCCCTGTGTTAAAAAAGTCGTCGGTTTATGAAACGCAATCATGGGGAAAAACCGATGCGCCTGATTACCTGAACCAGGTGATATTATTAAAAACAGCGTTTAATCCAAATGAGGTTCTTGAAAAGGTATTAAATATTGAAAATAGACTCGGACGGCGGCGGGAGGAAAAATGGGGGTCGCGTACGATTGATATTGATATATTATTGTATGATCAGCAAATAATAAATGACCCCGGGCTTATTATTCCACATCCTGAGTTGCAAAAACGAAGGTTTACGCTTGAACCGCTGGCAGAAATAGCAGCGGACACGATGCACCCGGTATTAAAAAAAATATTTTACAACTTAAATTCGAACTTATTGATGAATTGA
- the sppA gene encoding signal peptide peptidase SppA — MKQFFKFVLASMVAIIISGIIFVILIIAIIASSSDKTVEVDANSVLHIQFTKSIAERTPENPLKDLPFLGLDQDESIGLNDILSNIKKAKNDANIKGIFLDETEIPIGQATAEEIRNALIDFKKSGKFIIAYSEIYTQGFYYLASVADKVYLNPKGIFLFHGFNQQITFMKGALDKLGIEAQIIKVGTYKSAVEPFFLTKMSDANRLQVNSYLGSLYNNFLAGIGKSRKISKDTLFSYANNLKIRFPEDALNFKLVDGLKYKDEVLNELKKRTGIETKDDLKIVELSDYSKSIPNGDDRKKESKNQIAIIYASGEINGGNGDDNTIGSETVSKALREARLDNKVKAVVLRVNSPGGSSLASDVIWREVMLTKKAKPMIVSMGDYAASGGYYIACAADSIFAEPNTITGSIGIFAVLPNMQKFFNDKLGITFDGVKTGKYADLGDVSRPLTAEERAILQNQVDHGYDDFTKAVASGRHKSQTYINSIGQGRVWTGEQAITNGLVDRLGNINDAIKSAANMAKIKNYKLKAYPDQKSFLNKFGLDMSAKMRAHFVKSELGENYKYYDQIKSVTQMMRTPQARLPYDIEIN; from the coding sequence ATGAAACAATTCTTCAAATTTGTGCTGGCCAGCATGGTAGCGATAATTATTTCGGGTATCATTTTCGTAATCCTTATTATTGCAATCATAGCATCCTCAAGCGATAAAACGGTTGAGGTTGACGCTAATTCAGTTTTACATATCCAGTTCACCAAATCGATTGCTGAACGCACCCCGGAAAACCCGCTTAAAGATTTACCGTTTTTAGGATTGGACCAGGACGAATCAATAGGCCTTAACGATATCCTTTCGAACATCAAAAAAGCAAAAAACGACGCTAATATTAAAGGCATATTCCTGGATGAAACTGAAATACCTATAGGGCAGGCCACAGCCGAAGAAATCCGTAATGCACTGATCGACTTTAAAAAATCCGGCAAATTCATCATAGCTTACTCTGAAATATATACGCAGGGTTTTTATTACCTTGCTTCGGTAGCCGATAAGGTTTATTTAAACCCCAAAGGGATATTCCTCTTCCATGGATTTAACCAGCAGATCACCTTCATGAAAGGGGCACTTGACAAGTTGGGTATTGAAGCGCAGATTATTAAAGTAGGAACATATAAAAGCGCAGTTGAGCCATTTTTCCTTACCAAAATGAGCGATGCCAACCGTTTACAGGTAAACTCCTATTTAGGTTCGCTCTACAATAATTTTTTAGCAGGCATTGGCAAAAGCCGGAAGATTAGCAAAGACACTTTATTTAGCTATGCAAACAACCTGAAAATACGTTTTCCGGAAGATGCACTTAATTTCAAATTGGTAGATGGGTTGAAATACAAGGACGAAGTTTTAAATGAACTTAAAAAACGTACAGGTATTGAAACTAAAGATGACCTGAAAATAGTTGAGCTTTCTGATTATTCAAAAAGCATTCCTAACGGAGACGATCGTAAAAAGGAGTCCAAAAATCAGATCGCAATCATCTACGCATCCGGAGAAATTAACGGTGGAAATGGTGACGACAATACCATAGGTTCCGAAACGGTGTCAAAGGCGTTGCGCGAAGCGCGCCTTGACAATAAAGTTAAAGCCGTTGTTTTAAGGGTTAATTCGCCAGGAGGAAGCTCGCTGGCATCAGATGTGATCTGGCGCGAAGTAATGCTTACAAAAAAGGCAAAACCGATGATCGTATCCATGGGTGATTACGCGGCATCTGGTGGTTATTATATTGCTTGCGCAGCAGATTCCATTTTTGCTGAACCAAATACGATAACCGGCTCTATAGGTATTTTTGCCGTTTTACCCAACATGCAAAAGTTTTTTAATGACAAGTTGGGCATTACTTTCGATGGCGTAAAAACCGGCAAATATGCCGACCTTGGCGATGTTTCGAGGCCATTAACTGCTGAAGAACGGGCAATATTGCAAAACCAGGTGGACCATGGTTATGATGATTTTACCAAAGCAGTTGCCAGCGGCCGTCACAAAAGCCAGACCTATATTAATAGTATTGGACAAGGCCGTGTTTGGACCGGCGAACAAGCCATCACAAATGGGCTGGTTGACCGCCTGGGTAATATCAACGATGCCATCAAATCGGCAGCGAATATGGCCAAAATCAAAAACTATAAACTAAAGGCTTACCCTGACCAAAAAAGCTTTCTAAATAAATTCGGTTTGGATATGAGCGCCAAAATGAGGGCTCACTTTGTAAAATCCGAACTGGGTGAGAATTACAAATATTACGACCAGATTAAAAGCGTTACCCAAATGATGCGCACCCCCCAGGCCAGGTTGCCTTATGATATTGAGATAAATTAA